From Cecembia calidifontis, one genomic window encodes:
- a CDS encoding TonB-dependent receptor, which produces MIRFNLNKFSLFFFCMLLVFCSFAMPEKGLRGKVVDEKGRPIPFATVQFGDAKGVVADVEGVFDIGNWETVSFLKISAVGYNSQTFPYQPESSTSVFVLKEALNDLKEVVITGNFGPQSARQSTYMVRSIDKERIQQRAAGNLQEVLNTELGIRFSQDNALGSSNLEMMGMSGQNVKILIDGVPMFGRQGVNNEINLNQIDINQIEKIEIVEGPMAVIYGADALAGVINIITKKPDSKAGYILSTRLQEETAGNEYSPFHGAGNRIRSIQGTYTAAGPLSLGMGLTQNQFGGWKGPQTGRMFQWLPKDQWLANASVGFRKDKVELDYQVDFLDEIITSFGPENRLEVIDRNFITQRWMHRLNAKVDFSPTFQWSTQMAYTDFKRETQTWVTNIRTNEKNLSRQEGSQALVTHQGFTFRTIGNWLLSPNLTLMPGIDINTEWGIGDRISENSGIQDYAAFLTGEWRISSFLQVRPGLRTAYNSAYQAPPLIPSINTKLAISTKLDLRLAYANGFRAPSIRELYFDFFDASHSIAGNPDLLPERSDSFNASLTFQDKEHALGWKTVFSAFHNEVRDRIAYGMDPSDPRITTLFNIEKYRTQGLMLNQSLRANRWSFDAGASYIGRFNLLSQEDQALPVMMFSPEINSNITYKIPFIETDINLFYKWTGPLPGFELAAGDGGQAVPSQIMLEGFHWMDLTFSKRLRIGVTVIGGARNLFNISDIMSTSTAGSAHGGGPARPMGFGRSYFIGITYQLSK; this is translated from the coding sequence ATGATTAGATTTAATCTAAATAAATTTAGTCTGTTTTTTTTCTGCATGCTTTTGGTGTTTTGCTCCTTTGCCATGCCGGAAAAAGGCTTGAGGGGGAAAGTTGTGGATGAAAAGGGCAGGCCTATCCCTTTTGCCACTGTCCAATTTGGGGATGCTAAAGGAGTTGTGGCCGATGTGGAGGGCGTATTTGATATTGGTAACTGGGAAACGGTAAGTTTCTTGAAGATTTCTGCGGTGGGCTACAACAGCCAAACTTTTCCCTATCAACCAGAGTCCTCGACCTCTGTATTCGTGCTCAAAGAAGCACTCAATGATTTGAAAGAAGTGGTCATTACCGGGAATTTTGGTCCTCAATCCGCCAGACAATCTACCTACATGGTAAGGTCAATTGATAAAGAAAGAATACAGCAGCGGGCAGCCGGTAATTTACAGGAAGTCCTGAATACCGAATTGGGTATCCGTTTCAGTCAGGACAATGCACTGGGCAGCAGTAATCTGGAAATGATGGGCATGTCCGGGCAAAATGTAAAAATATTGATTGATGGGGTGCCGATGTTCGGTAGACAGGGGGTCAATAATGAAATCAATCTCAATCAGATTGATATCAATCAGATTGAAAAAATAGAAATTGTAGAAGGTCCCATGGCTGTCATTTATGGGGCTGATGCCTTAGCAGGAGTGATCAATATCATTACCAAAAAACCTGACTCCAAAGCAGGATATATTCTATCGACCCGCTTGCAGGAAGAAACGGCTGGCAATGAGTACAGCCCTTTCCATGGGGCAGGTAACCGAATCAGATCCATCCAAGGCACCTATACGGCAGCAGGTCCGCTTTCATTAGGAATGGGACTTACCCAAAATCAATTTGGAGGATGGAAAGGACCTCAGACCGGGAGGATGTTCCAATGGCTTCCCAAAGACCAATGGTTGGCCAATGCTTCTGTTGGATTCCGGAAAGACAAAGTTGAGTTGGATTATCAAGTTGACTTTTTGGATGAAATTATCACCTCTTTTGGACCTGAAAACCGATTAGAGGTCATCGACAGGAATTTCATCACCCAAAGATGGATGCACCGGTTGAATGCCAAGGTAGATTTCAGCCCAACATTTCAATGGTCCACACAAATGGCTTACACCGACTTTAAAAGAGAGACCCAAACTTGGGTCACCAATATACGGACTAATGAAAAGAACCTATCGCGGCAGGAAGGGTCACAGGCTTTGGTTACCCATCAGGGATTTACTTTCCGCACAATAGGCAATTGGTTGCTGTCGCCAAATCTAACTTTGATGCCCGGAATTGACATCAATACCGAATGGGGAATTGGTGATAGAATCAGTGAGAACAGCGGCATTCAGGATTATGCTGCCTTCCTTACAGGTGAATGGCGAATCAGTTCATTCCTTCAGGTAAGGCCAGGTTTACGGACAGCCTATAATTCAGCCTATCAGGCTCCTCCATTGATTCCTTCCATCAATACAAAACTGGCCATCAGTACCAAATTGGACCTTCGGTTGGCCTATGCCAATGGCTTTAGGGCCCCATCTATCCGGGAGTTGTATTTTGATTTCTTTGATGCCAGTCATTCCATTGCAGGCAATCCGGATCTTTTGCCAGAGCGCTCGGATAGCTTCAATGCTTCCTTGACATTTCAGGATAAGGAACATGCTTTAGGTTGGAAGACTGTGTTCAGTGCTTTCCATAATGAGGTGAGGGACAGGATAGCTTATGGGATGGACCCATCAGACCCTAGGATTACTACCTTATTTAACATTGAAAAATACCGTACTCAAGGGCTAATGCTGAATCAGAGTTTGAGGGCAAATCGCTGGTCCTTTGACGCTGGAGCATCCTATATAGGGCGTTTCAACTTGCTTTCTCAGGAAGATCAAGCACTTCCTGTCATGATGTTCAGTCCTGAAATAAACAGTAACATCACATATAAAATCCCATTCATAGAAACAGACATTAACCTGTTTTACAAGTGGACTGGACCCCTTCCAGGGTTTGAATTGGCAGCAGGAGATGGTGGACAGGCAGTGCCCAGTCAAATCATGTTGGAAGGATTTCACTGGATGGACTTGACCTTTAGTAAAAGACTACGGATAGGCGTCACAGTTATCGGAGGAGCCAGAAATCTATTCAATATTTCAGATATCATGAGCACCTCTACGGCCGGGAGCGCCCATGGTGGTGGTCCTGCAAGGCCTATGGGCTTTGGCCGCTCCTATTTTATCGGAATTACTTATCAATTATCAAAATAA
- a CDS encoding hemin-degrading factor — translation METALQKFTLETLKQAWNALKDEQPQLRIRDAAAKLGVSEMELLATTIGESTTRLEGNWAEFILGCKKLGKVMALTRNDGCVLEHKGNFQKIDIQGQEPYQVATVIGPIELRVFFNAWKYGFAVINETPRGTMRSFQFFDKAGEAILKIYLQEKSNVEVFDEMVNQYQAANQFEELHTEAFATPEYAKEIDMEAFTHDWENMKDTHEFFRMLRKYKIHRLDAVKWINDKWAYEVNRLSARKILEVASSEKMPIMIFAGNKGNIQIHQGKVRTIRQMGNWLNVLDPDFNMHLNEDLIDSAFVVHKQTEDGIVSSLELFDQKGEMIAQFFGLRKPGIPQSDAWKNLIDSL, via the coding sequence ATGGAAACCGCATTACAAAAATTTACATTAGAAACTTTGAAGCAGGCATGGAATGCCTTGAAAGATGAGCAGCCACAATTAAGGATTAGAGATGCTGCGGCAAAATTGGGCGTATCCGAAATGGAATTATTGGCCACTACCATTGGAGAATCCACTACACGGCTGGAAGGAAACTGGGCGGAGTTTATTTTGGGCTGTAAGAAGCTAGGCAAGGTGATGGCTTTGACAAGAAATGATGGTTGTGTTTTAGAACATAAAGGAAATTTCCAGAAAATTGATATTCAGGGACAGGAGCCTTACCAAGTGGCAACGGTAATTGGTCCTATTGAACTGAGGGTGTTTTTTAATGCTTGGAAGTATGGCTTTGCAGTGATCAATGAGACTCCAAGAGGTACGATGCGAAGCTTTCAGTTTTTCGACAAAGCCGGTGAAGCCATTTTGAAAATTTACCTGCAGGAGAAAAGTAATGTGGAAGTTTTTGATGAAATGGTAAATCAATACCAAGCTGCCAACCAATTTGAGGAACTTCATACCGAAGCCTTTGCTACACCCGAATATGCTAAGGAGATTGATATGGAAGCCTTCACCCATGATTGGGAAAATATGAAGGATACCCATGAATTTTTTAGAATGCTTAGAAAATATAAGATTCATCGCTTGGATGCCGTAAAATGGATCAATGATAAATGGGCCTATGAGGTAAACAGACTTTCTGCAAGGAAAATATTGGAGGTAGCTTCTTCCGAAAAGATGCCCATCATGATTTTTGCAGGCAATAAAGGTAATATTCAGATCCATCAGGGGAAAGTGCGTACAATCCGTCAAATGGGGAATTGGCTGAATGTGCTGGATCCTGATTTCAATATGCACCTCAACGAAGACTTAATAGATTCGGCTTTTGTAGTGCACAAGCAGACAGAAGATGGTATAGTGTCCTCTTTGGAACTTTTTGACCAGAAAGGAGAAATGATCGCCCAGTTCTTTGGCTTGAGAAAACCGGGAATTCCTCAGTCGGATGCCTGGAAAAATCTAATAGACAGTTTGTAA
- a CDS encoding heme ABC transporter ATP-binding protein yields MLEAKNIQYLVQGRAIVNKVSLDLKPGEFAAIVGPNGAGKSSLLKLLAGEYKVHAGEIKYNGKAIQNYRSKELAKVRAVMPQHSQLTFPFKVKEVVELGLLSLGISGGEELIEEVMIETLTWEFKDRLYGALSGGEKQRVQLARVLVQVWAESEQSKFLLLDEPTSSLDIAHQHQVLHIASKLKTKNIAVLAVLHDLNMAAAYADQVILLKEGKVYQQGTVAEVMASKHLEYVFEHPILVRDGFDGMPHLIQSLPVYHQTHSFKIA; encoded by the coding sequence ATGCTGGAAGCAAAAAATATTCAATATCTGGTTCAGGGAAGAGCAATTGTCAATAAGGTTTCTCTGGATTTAAAGCCAGGAGAATTTGCTGCTATTGTAGGGCCAAATGGTGCTGGAAAGTCCAGTCTTTTGAAATTGTTGGCGGGAGAATACAAGGTTCATGCTGGGGAAATTAAGTACAATGGCAAAGCCATACAAAATTACCGATCTAAGGAATTGGCAAAAGTTAGGGCGGTAATGCCTCAGCACAGCCAACTTACTTTTCCATTCAAGGTAAAGGAAGTCGTAGAGTTAGGTCTTTTGTCCTTAGGGATATCCGGAGGAGAAGAGCTCATCGAAGAGGTTATGATAGAAACCCTGACCTGGGAATTCAAGGACAGGTTGTATGGAGCGCTTTCGGGTGGAGAGAAACAGAGGGTACAGTTGGCCAGGGTCTTGGTACAGGTTTGGGCAGAATCTGAGCAGTCTAAATTCCTTTTGTTGGATGAACCTACTTCCAGTTTAGACATAGCCCATCAGCATCAGGTTTTACACATAGCCTCAAAACTAAAAACAAAAAATATCGCTGTTTTGGCTGTGCTACATGATCTCAATATGGCGGCAGCCTATGCAGATCAGGTTATCCTTCTAAAAGAGGGGAAGGTTTATCAGCAGGGTACTGTGGCCGAAGTAATGGCTTCAAAGCACCTTGAATACGTATTTGAGCATCCCATTTTGGTTAGGGATGGATTTGATGGGATGCCGCATTTAATCCAGTCTCTACCAGTTTATCATCAAACCCATTCATTCAAAATCGCATAA
- a CDS encoding FecCD family ABC transporter permease, with protein sequence MALMLLGLGLLSLSLGAYPIPLSKVMHVFFGDWIGADIVSLQEKSVLLQIRLPRLLLAMLVGGALGIAGASLQGLFRNPLVEPGLIGVSSGSALFAVIFIVFGSSLTILSSLGKFGLVGFAFIGGLLNTFLVYRLSSQAGKTDISLLILAGVALNALAGALIGLTIFYADDAALRNFTFWSLGDVGGANWEKVILMLGFSFLPVGLIIGQHRALNALAIGESEAFHMGVDVQRTKLFILVGSALVVGTAVALTGTIGFVGLVVPHLLRILFGADHRLVIPGSFLAGAILLTMADLLARTMVAPAEMPIGIITAILGAPFFIWLLINVKQIRT encoded by the coding sequence ATGGCTTTAATGCTTTTGGGTCTTGGCCTTCTTTCTTTGAGTTTGGGTGCTTATCCAATTCCTTTGTCGAAAGTAATGCATGTATTTTTTGGGGACTGGATTGGGGCAGATATTGTCAGTTTACAGGAAAAAAGTGTATTGCTTCAGATCCGTTTGCCTAGATTGCTATTGGCAATGCTGGTAGGTGGTGCACTGGGCATTGCGGGAGCTTCACTGCAGGGGCTATTTAGAAACCCCCTTGTTGAACCTGGCCTCATCGGTGTCAGTAGTGGCAGTGCCCTTTTTGCAGTCATTTTCATTGTTTTTGGTTCTTCGCTAACAATTCTTTCTTCACTTGGGAAATTTGGATTGGTTGGCTTTGCTTTTATTGGAGGCTTGTTGAATACCTTTTTGGTATATCGCTTATCCAGTCAGGCAGGTAAGACGGATATCTCTTTGCTTATTCTTGCAGGTGTGGCATTGAATGCCCTCGCGGGTGCTTTGATAGGCCTTACCATTTTTTATGCAGATGATGCGGCCTTGAGGAATTTTACATTTTGGAGTCTCGGGGACGTGGGCGGAGCCAATTGGGAAAAAGTCATACTTATGTTGGGATTCTCCTTTTTACCTGTGGGCTTGATTATAGGTCAGCACCGCGCATTGAATGCACTCGCGATTGGAGAAAGTGAGGCCTTTCATATGGGAGTAGATGTGCAGCGGACCAAGCTTTTCATTTTGGTTGGTAGTGCTTTGGTCGTGGGAACCGCCGTAGCGTTGACCGGTACCATTGGCTTTGTTGGCTTGGTGGTGCCTCATTTATTAAGAATATTATTTGGAGCAGATCATCGCCTGGTTATACCGGGATCTTTCTTGGCAGGGGCTATTCTATTGACGATGGCAGATTTACTGGCTAGAACCATGGTGGCCCCGGCTGAGATGCCGATTGGTATCATAACGGCCATTTTGGGGGCGCCATTCTTTATCTGGTTATTGATTAATGTAAAACAAATCAGAACGTAG
- a CDS encoding heme/hemin ABC transporter substrate-binding protein has protein sequence MIRYSFIYSLLALLLFSCGRNQSVVEIDSKEIKIITAGGTVSEIVAALGFQDQIIATDITSTYPADLQKLPSIGYRNQIKTEGILALGPDLVLAEEGYLTPDVVQQLESTGIVLHFFKKPKQISETYGLINDLGAFLKAEEKALEIVARLEADEAALKAFVEENQKKEKPKVAFVMARGLETIFLAGEETFAESLIEMAGGEFAGKGFKDFIPLTPEAIVSINPDYLLFFESGLATIGGNNGVSQIRGLDQTTAFQKQQVLASDGHYLSGFGPRIAEAALELARSISKN, from the coding sequence ATGATAAGGTATTCATTCATCTATTCTTTGCTGGCCTTGTTGCTATTTTCTTGTGGAAGGAACCAATCCGTGGTTGAGATTGACTCTAAAGAAATCAAAATAATCACTGCAGGAGGTACCGTTTCTGAAATTGTGGCTGCCTTAGGATTTCAGGATCAGATTATTGCTACAGACATAACATCTACTTATCCAGCAGATCTCCAAAAACTCCCTTCCATTGGTTATAGGAATCAAATTAAAACTGAAGGGATTCTGGCGCTGGGTCCTGATTTGGTATTGGCCGAAGAAGGATATCTTACTCCTGATGTGGTTCAACAATTGGAATCTACAGGTATTGTTCTTCATTTTTTTAAAAAACCAAAGCAGATTTCAGAAACATATGGGTTAATCAATGATCTCGGTGCTTTTCTTAAAGCAGAAGAAAAGGCATTAGAAATAGTTGCCAGGCTTGAGGCTGATGAGGCAGCTTTAAAAGCTTTTGTTGAGGAAAATCAAAAGAAAGAAAAGCCAAAGGTCGCTTTTGTGATGGCAAGAGGTTTGGAGACTATTTTTCTTGCGGGTGAAGAAACCTTTGCGGAATCTTTAATTGAAATGGCCGGTGGGGAATTTGCAGGCAAAGGTTTCAAGGATTTTATACCTCTCACGCCTGAAGCTATTGTTTCTATCAATCCTGATTATCTTCTTTTTTTCGAATCAGGTCTGGCCACTATTGGAGGAAATAATGGGGTTTCTCAGATTCGGGGATTAGACCAAACCACTGCTTTCCAAAAGCAGCAGGTATTAGCATCCGATGGACATTACCTTTCAGGTTTCGGTCCAAGAATAGCGGAAGCAGCTTTGGAATTGGCAAGGTCTATTAGCAAAAATTAA
- the atpD gene encoding F0F1 ATP synthase subunit beta codes for MANIGKITQVIGPVVDVSFEGGKLPNILDALTVTKEDGQKVVLEVQQHLGEDRVRTIAMDATEGMVRGQEAVDNGAPISVPTGESIKGRLFNVVGQAIDGLPEVESAKRLPIHRSAPKFEDLSTSTEVLFTGIKVIDLIEPYAKGGKIGLFGGAGVGKTVLIQELINNIAKAYSGLSVFAGVGERTREGNDLLREMIESGIVTYGEEFLHTLETEGGWDLSKVDLKKLEESKATFVFGQMNEPPGARARVALTGLTLAEYYRDGEGDGAGKDILFFIDNIFRFTQAGSEVSALLGRMPSAVGYQPTLATEMGSMQERITSTKNGSITSVQAVYVPADDLTDPAPATTFAHLDATTVLSRKIAELGIYPAVDPLDSTSRILTPDILGAEHYNCAQRVKEILQRYKELQDIIAILGMEELSEEDKMVVHRARRVQRFLSQPFHVAEQFTGLKGVLVDIKDTIKGFNMIMDGELDHLPEAAFNLVGTIEDAIAKGEKMLAEVNQ; via the coding sequence ATGGCAAATATTGGTAAGATAACCCAGGTAATTGGTCCGGTAGTGGACGTCTCCTTTGAAGGAGGTAAATTGCCTAATATTTTGGATGCTTTGACTGTCACCAAAGAGGATGGTCAGAAAGTAGTCCTAGAAGTACAGCAGCACCTTGGCGAAGATAGGGTAAGAACCATCGCTATGGATGCTACTGAAGGTATGGTAAGAGGTCAGGAAGCTGTGGACAATGGTGCGCCAATCTCTGTTCCTACGGGCGAGAGCATCAAAGGAAGACTATTCAACGTGGTCGGTCAAGCTATTGACGGTTTACCTGAGGTAGAATCAGCCAAAAGATTGCCTATTCACAGATCAGCTCCAAAATTTGAAGATCTTTCTACCTCCACAGAGGTGTTGTTTACCGGTATCAAAGTAATCGACTTGATCGAGCCTTATGCAAAGGGTGGTAAAATCGGTCTTTTCGGTGGTGCAGGTGTAGGCAAGACCGTATTGATCCAGGAACTGATCAATAACATTGCTAAAGCTTATTCAGGTCTTTCCGTATTTGCCGGTGTAGGTGAAAGAACCCGTGAAGGTAATGACCTTTTGAGGGAAATGATCGAATCCGGTATCGTTACTTACGGTGAAGAGTTCCTACATACTTTGGAAACTGAAGGTGGTTGGGATCTTTCCAAAGTTGATTTGAAAAAATTGGAAGAGTCAAAAGCAACCTTCGTGTTTGGTCAGATGAACGAGCCTCCAGGTGCCCGTGCAAGGGTTGCCTTGACAGGTTTGACTTTGGCTGAATACTACAGGGATGGTGAAGGTGATGGTGCAGGGAAGGATATCCTTTTCTTCATTGATAACATCTTCCGATTTACCCAGGCGGGTTCCGAAGTATCCGCACTTTTGGGCAGGATGCCATCTGCGGTAGGTTATCAGCCTACACTGGCTACAGAAATGGGTTCCATGCAGGAAAGAATTACCTCTACCAAAAACGGTTCCATCACTTCAGTACAGGCGGTTTACGTACCTGCTGACGACTTGACTGACCCTGCTCCGGCGACTACTTTCGCCCACTTGGATGCTACTACCGTACTTTCCAGAAAGATTGCTGAGTTGGGAATCTATCCTGCTGTAGATCCTTTGGATTCTACTTCAAGGATCTTGACTCCGGATATCTTAGGTGCAGAACATTACAACTGTGCACAAAGGGTTAAAGAGATCCTTCAGCGCTACAAAGAATTGCAGGACATCATCGCTATCTTGGGTATGGAAGAATTGTCCGAAGAAGATAAGATGGTGGTACACAGAGCCAGAAGGGTACAGCGTTTCCTTTCTCAGCCTTTCCACGTAGCAGAGCAGTTTACCGGTTTGAAAGGTGTGTTGGTAGATATCAAAGACACCATCAAAGGCTTCAACATGATTATGGACGGTGAATTGGATCACCTGCCAGAAGCAGCCTTCAACTTGGTAGGTACTATCGAAGATGCCATCGCCAAAGGTGAGAAGATGCTGGCCGAAGTCAATCAATAA
- the atpC gene encoding ATP synthase F1 subunit epsilon → MMQLTIITPDQKVFEGEVSEATFPGASGSFQVLKNHAAIVSALAKGNVSYTTKEGKQSHVIEGGVVEVNDNKIVLLAEKVIG, encoded by the coding sequence ATGATGCAGTTGACGATAATTACTCCGGACCAAAAAGTATTTGAGGGAGAAGTCTCTGAGGCTACCTTCCCAGGTGCAAGCGGTTCCTTCCAGGTTTTGAAAAACCACGCGGCTATTGTTTCTGCTCTGGCAAAAGGTAATGTTTCCTATACCACCAAAGAGGGAAAACAAAGCCATGTGATCGAAGGAGGAGTAGTGGAAGTAAATGATAACAAAATTGTCCTTTTGGCAGAAAAAGTAATAGGATAA
- the rpsU gene encoding 30S ribosomal protein S21 codes for MIIVNVKENESIEKALKRFKKKFDKTGTVRELRARQHFVKPSVKRRDEVIRAAYRQRLQTEAMK; via the coding sequence ATGATCATAGTCAACGTAAAAGAAAACGAATCTATCGAGAAAGCGCTAAAGCGTTTCAAAAAGAAATTTGATAAGACTGGAACTGTTAGGGAACTAAGAGCCAGACAGCACTTTGTGAAGCCTTCTGTCAAAAGAAGAGACGAAGTTATCAGAGCTGCTTACAGACAAAGGTTACAGACAGAAGCAATGAAGTAA